GGCTTAACCAAAGGGAGAGTTTCTGGATGTGTGTAACTGAACGAtcgtggcgggggcggggggcggataGTTCTGTCTTCAGGCGTGGCTGGATCCAGGATTTGGTTCTCTGCCATGTGCCTTCTTGCTCTTGCTTCCCATCTGTCCAGTGTCAGCCtgttccctccccccgcccccgtagCCCCGGCAAGGCCGGAAAGGAAGGAACCAAAACCGTGTTTGCTTGCAGAGATCACGACCATGCATGTAGAAACTCCGAGGGAACCCTCGTGAGGCTAGCACTCCTGTTTAGCGAGGTTCCAAGACACAAGCTACTCAGAGGGAgctaaccaccccccaccccgcccccaaaccCGTAGCCACTTGTGGCACCACCCCCTTGCTCATCGGAAACAAGGCCAGTAAGCCCCAAAATTCCTATTCTAGTGTTTCCGTGCTTATTTCCCTGGTACAAAAGGAGTCTTCTACTTCGGTAGGAAGCCACCCTACTGGTTGGTGATGCGGGGAGACCAGACTTCTGGCGGCGGGGCGCCTTTTCTGGAGAGCACTTGTGTGCCGAGAAGCTATAGAACGCGGGAATTCTACCTCTTGGAAACGATCTGAAGGAAGTAACTGTTCGCGCAAAGACTTCTGTTCAAGAATCCCATTGACTCACACGACCCATAATAGGGGCAAAGCTGAGAACGACCCGACTGCTCAACATTATGTaataatacatttgtgtgtcTCCTGGATAACAGTTTTTGAAGGGTTTTAGGGAGTGGGAAAGCTAGTACGTTCAacggggaaaaacaaaaacaaaacaaaacgaaacaaaaaggATCCGGAGAAAAGTTAACGCTAAACTGGAAAATGGATACGTTATACGTTGCTATCCATTCAACGGGTAAATACAACTAGGAACGTATTCCAAAACGTCAGCAGTATTTACCGCTGAATATAGGACCTGATTTTCCTCTCCCTGAGTCGTCTTCGATAAGCTTGGGCTGCTGGACTACGATTCCCAGAACCTCCCTTCCAACACCAGAACAAAGGTAAGAAAATGTGGAGGCGCAGGAACTGAGAAGAAACTCGGACACAAAAGAGTAGCTCAGTTTCATGTTGTGCAGTGACAAACACGTAAGCGCCCGTCCCTCCGGGCGCAGGGAAGGAACTGAAGTGGGCCAAGAGCCACCGAGGCCCGGACCTGCAGAACGTTAGACCCCCGATAGTAAAGTGGCGAGGACGCCAAGTGTCAACGCCCCGTGCCTTGCCCAGTGAGGGCTACCAGGTTAGGCCTCGGCCCCCTTTCCCGGACCTAGGCGCCGCGGAGGCCGGGACCCCAAGGCGCGAATGTTTCGTATCACCAGGGGAAGCCGGTCCAAGAAGGAGTTGACGGAAACTCGGAAGCAGATGGGGTCTTCAGTAGTCCATCTCCTAGaagtgagggaagagggaaatcCGGTTAAAGGGGAGACCTGCTGTGGAGGTGCAGGGcaccagccccttcccccacacaaccccccacccccccgccttccACCTAACAGCGTGCGTCGGGGCCTCCACGACGGCACTGGAAGGCAGAGATGCGACCACGGCACCCGCCGCCACCGCCCACCCGTCCCGCGCATACTCTTGTTGGAGGACTCACACGGCCAGGGCGCTGCCCCTCACGCAAAGCTCCTTCTGAGCCAACCCTCGGTGGCGTTGGACGTGTGTAGTCAGGGCCCTGCGGGCCATCTCTGCCTCCAGGGGCGACCGGAAAGACACAGTGAGCCTGCTGGGAGGCACCCGGTTAAGGCACAACGGGCTCCTGGAGTTCCCATGGCCTGAAGCCTCCTGACCACTCAGAGGCCCGCCTCTACCCCCGGGACACTCGCGCTCCCTCCCGCCACCTCTGCCCACCCTGAGCCGCTTCCCCCACCCTGGGGGCCCGCCAggctgcccacccccgcccccgtccaTCCCGTCCCCGGGCTGCCGCCCTGCTCCCCAGCCACCCCGCCACGGCCCCTGCCCAGACAGGCTCCACGGAAAGGATACAACTCCAGCAGTCCTGAGGAGgtcaccgccgccgccgccggcgctGCGTCTCCACCGGGGGCCAGGGCCCTCGGGGCCCGTTCGGCCAGGGGAGGGGCGCAGGCCCCCTCGACCACTGCTCCCTTGCTGCCAGGGCCACCCTCGCCATCGTGGCGGCTGCAGTTGCCCTGGCAACCGGGACCTCGGGGGCTAAGCTGGGGGTCGTGGCCGTCCGTGCCTCCGTCGGAGGCCTGTGGGCCTGCCCCCGCGTCCTCCGCGCCACCCTCGGGAGCCCGCGTGACCGCCGCGCCGTCCGCGCCGTCATCGTCAGGGGCCTGCGTGACCGCCACTTCCTCCGCGCCGTCGTCCGGGGCCGGAGAGGCCGCTTCGTCGTCCGGGGCCCTCGTGGCCGCCGCACCGGCCTCCTCAGAGCCCACCGCTACGCTGCGCCCACTGTCGGCCGACCGCTGAGACCCCTGGCAGGCCTCGCGAAGCCCGGCCCCTCGGCGCGCAAGGCTGTCGGGGATGGCCAGGGCGCCTGCGCAGACAGACCCCGCGGAGCTGGTTCCCACCGAGCCGGCAGAGCCTGGATCCGGTCGACGCTGACCCCGAGGAGATGGAGGCTGGTTCCGGACGCTGCGCCCCCCGACGCGTGACGTCACTGTCGGGCTCCTACGTCCCCGAGAGCATTCTGGTGAGGCCACTGGCACGTGACTGTTTCCGGcccggcccgcccctccccccaagcctgTGTCTGCGCAGGCGCCAGCCGGGCGCACTTGCCAGCAGCCAGCTGACCGCCGCCCGCCCGGTCCCGGGCATCGAGGCGTGGGCCGCGCTCAGGCGCTTCTGGGCAGCACCGTGCCTGTCCCTGTCTGTGGGCTCCCCGTACGGCTCGGGTCTGCGTGTCCCGGGGGCCCTGCGacccgggggccgggggggggggggcctacGCGGGATGCCGAGCAGGGGCCACTCCCAGGCCctgcctgtcctcagggagcaCACCCCGCACGGCCCCTAGGGGAGCTGGAAGGGATGGGCCTGGCTCCCTCACCATTTGTCGGTCCCGGGCGCCGTCAGTCCCCTAGTGCCTGCCAGCCTGGGGGAGGGTACACCGCCGAGGGCGCGACCGGCCTCCGGCCGGGGGCTCCCGGGCTCCTGCCTCCCACTGCAATGGCTGTGGGCTTGGGCCGGGGGCCCAGGGGGGCCCACCTGGACTTGAGGGCAGCGGCTCGGGGGAGCACCGCCCCGGCGACAGCTCCCCGGTCGCTTTGCCCTCTGCTGCGGCAGCCCTGACGggctgtccccccctccccccaggaacaAAGTCTTTCGgctctcggggtgggggggctggacGTGCCAGGGGCCCTCAACTGGGAGGTGACCCTGTGTCTGCAGGCCTGCTGGGTGCTGGCCTACTTCTGTGTCTGCAAGGGGGTCAAGTCAACAGGAAAGGTACAGCTGGAGGCCGGCGGGTCGGGGTGGGTGatgatggcaggggtgggggcagcatgGCCGGTGGGGAGAAGGGGTGTCTCCGCTAGGGGGGGGCAGGTGGACCCTGCCATGCGAGGTGACCGGGCCAGGGCCTGAGGCGGGGGCAGGTCCTTGAACCCAGCCCGGTGGATTTCCCACGCGTGCCTGGGTAGTGCTCCGCAACCTCCACACTCCAGCCCAGCCGACTTCCGTCCTGAGGGGACAGGCCCAGGCGACCCCCAGCTGAACTTGCCTGTGTCGGGCATCCCTGCCccagtttccctctcttcctcactcactacttcctcactctctgctttGCGGCCAGCCTGGGGGGACCCGGCCCGTGGCCCTCCCTTGCCTACCTGTCCTGCTCTGCTGAGGGTGGGACGGAGGCAGAGGTCTTCGCGGTCACCTCGCTGTCGCCTCTGTCTCCGGCCGGCCCAGTCCACTCTGTCCTGCCCAGGACCCTGCCTCTGTGCAGAGAACCACAGGAGGCATGGGACCTGCCTCCAGGCCGATGTCCTGCTCCCCACCCGGGGAAGGTCCTGCCTCCGCCCTCCCTCTCTACAGCTGACCTGTCCTTGCGGGGGCGGCCGGTGGCCAGCTGAGCACCCCGCTTCCTTCGGGAGGAGCCCAGGCTCTGAGGAGTAGAAGGGGGGGCTGCAGGCTGGCCTCCCGCTTGACCTCGGAGCGGACCGTACCACAGTGGGGGGAGTGTGGCCCGCCTGCCCCCCTGCTGAGGCTGGGGACCCCTAAGTGGGGAGGCGGGGCCGCAGGGCCCCTTCTGAGCAGGTtaccccccccccgtccctcccccgccccagatcGTGTACTTCACGGCTACCTTCCCCTGCGTGGTCCTCGTCGTGCTGTTGGTGCGGGGAGTGCTGCTGCCCGGCGCCCTGGATGGCATCATCTGCTCTCTCAAGCCTGACTTGTGGAAGCACTCACTGGGTCGTGAGTGCCGCACCACGTGGGGCGTAGAGATCACGCACACAAGGAtgtcaaagaattgaaaacaccAAAGGTCATGTAAAGTCATTCTGAACCTTTTGGGGGAGAAATGCACACAAAAGAAGTGGGGACCACCCTCAATCCCACCACACAGACATACGAGGTGTTTACACTTCAGGCTACCGTGGCAGGATTTCCGTGCACATATACAGTAGCTTCCTAAGTTGGGATTTTAGTGATTTCCCTTTTGCACTGTGGTTTTTCCCTATGCGACCGCATCCCTGTTCTCCGTGGCCACTAACTACTTTAGCTCCAGTCGCCAtcccttccctccttgcctgCTACTGGCAGGCTTGCCCCCCGACGGGAGCCCCTTCGTGACCTTCCCAGAC
This region of Felis catus isolate Fca126 chromosome X, F.catus_Fca126_mat1.0, whole genome shotgun sequence genomic DNA includes:
- the LOC123383291 gene encoding collagen alpha-1(I) chain-like, which produces MVREPGPSLPAPLGAVRAGCWQVRPAGACADTGLGGGAGRAGNSHVPVASPECSRGRRSPTVTSRVGGRSVRNQPPSPRGQRRPDPGSAGSVGTSSAGSVCAGALAIPDSLARRGAGLREACQGSQRSADSGRSVAVGSEEAGAAATRAPDDEAASPAPDDGAEEVAVTQAPDDDGADGAAVTRAPEGGAEDAGAGPQASDGGTDGHDPQLSPRGPGCQGNCSRHDGEGGPGSKGAVVEGACAPPLAERAPRALAPGGDAAPAAAAVTSSGLLELLTVSFRSPLEAEMARRALTTHVQRHRGLAQKELCVRGSALAVRWTTEDPICFRVSVNSFLDRLPLVIRNIRALGSRPPRRLGPGKGAEA